AGGGCTACCTCGTGGGCGAGGTGGTGCGGCGGATCACCGGGCGCTCGCTGGGCACGGTGTTCCGCGAGGAGGTCGCGGCGCCGCTGGGCGCCGACTTCCACATCGGCCTGCCGGCGTCCGAGGACGCGCGGGTCGCCGACCTGATCCCACCGGCGGCACCGCCCCCGGTGGGCGACAGCGAGTTGCAGGTGAACGTGGCGGAGAACCCGCACCTGGAAGTCGACGTCACGCGGACGCGGCGGTTTCGCGGCGCGGAGATCCCGGCGATCGGCGGCATCGGCAACGCCCGCGCGGTGGCGACGATCCACGCGATCCTCGCCAACGGCGGCACGGTGGGTGGGCGCCGCTTCCTGTCCGAGGCCGGCTGCCGGCGGGCGCTGGAGCCGCAGGTCGACGGTGTCGACCTGGTCCTGGGCGTGCCGATCAGGTTCGGGCTGGGCTTCGCGCTGAACTCGGGCTTCATGCCCAACCCGAACACCCTCTACTGGGGAGGGTACGGCGGCTCGCTGGCCATCATCGACCTGGACGCCCGCACGACCATGGCGTACGCCATGAACAAGATGTCCGGCACCACCACCGGCGACCTCCGCGCTTTCGCCCTCGCGATGGCATTCTGGGACAGCTCCTCCAGCTGAGCTGAACCGGGCGGATGGCCGGTCACTGGGGCCGCCGCGAAGATCGTTCGTCAATGTCTCACACTGGTTCACATGTGGACATTCGTCGCCGCACTGGCGGCGTTGCTCGGCGGCGGGCTCGCCGGCGTCCTGGCCGACGCCATGGTCGACAAAACCCACCGCCTCCGGCCCTACCTCGCCGGGCTGGTGGTGGGCCTGCTCGTGTTCGCCGGCGTCCAAACCGCGGCCCAGCTCATGTCTCAACCCGACAGCGACACGCCAACCAGGGGCGAGGGTCCCACGCCGGCGCCGGGCTCGACGACGCCCGCGCCACCGACCCGGTCGCAGGAGCCTCCTGCGCCTTCGACCACACCGACAGACGTGGACCCGCCGCTGATCATGGCCAGCTCCCTGCTCGATCTGCCCTCCGTGAGCGTCGACACCAACAGCAGCATCGATCTCGACGAATCCGGCACGATCGAAATCGATGGCACGACCTACGGCCGGGCACTGGTCTACGAATGTTCGTTGTACTGCGACGGATCTTCCCCACAAACGCGCGAGGTGACGCTGGGCAGAAAGTTCGCCCGCTTCACCGCCACGGCCGCGGTCCTGGACACCAGCACCGGCAACTACCGGGTCGACGTCACCCTCGACGGCCGCCCACCCAAGACCTTCACCACCACACCTGGCAATCCGGCGAAGATCGACCTCAGCGTGGCCGGCATTTCGCGAATGCGGATCCAGCTCTACGCGCCGGGGAAGCTCAAGAGCCCGTTGCAGGCAGGTGTCGACGCCGCCGGCGGGCAAAACGGTGGCGGGCTGCCCGGCATCGGTCTGGGCGACCCTCTTCTGCTTCCGCCGCAGTAGCCAGGGGCACCGTTGCCAGTGCCCCTCGGCTTCGTTCCCCTCACCCGGCGACCCGTTCGGCGTAGAACGCGTTGACGGCGTCGACGATCTCCTCGAGCCGGTCTTCCACGGCCATGTGCCCGGAGTCGAGGCGCACCAGTTGGGCGTCGGGCAGGTCGCGCAGGTAGGCCTCGCCGCCCTCCGGGGTCAGGAAGATGTCGTTCTGCCCCCACAGCACCAGCGTCTTGGGCTGGTAGGTGCGCAGCGCCTCCTGCCACTGTGGGTAGAGGGCCAGGTTGGACTGGTAGTCGTAGAACAGATCGAGCTGCACCTTGTGCGCGTGGGGGCGGCTCAGGAACCACAGGTCCATGTTCCAGTTGTCCGGGCTGATCAGAGTCGGATCCTTCGCGCCGTGGACGTAGACGGTCTCGATGCCCTCGGGCCCGAGCAGCCCCTCCACGGGTGCTTCGGTCTGCGGATTCCGGTCCTGCCACATCGCCTTGACGCCGGCCCATACGTCGGTGAAGCCTTCGACGTACAAATTGGCGTTCTGAATGACCTGCCACGAGAGCCAGTCGCGGTGCCGGTCAATCAGCCGGTTGCCGATCGGGCCGCCGTAGTCCTGCATGTAGATGCCCATCGGCCCGGTGAACCCGATCCGCTCCAACAGCTCGTCGACGACATCGGCCAGGTGGTCGAAGGTGTAGTCGAACTGCGCCGGATCGGGCATCTCGGTGTTGCCGAACCCGGGGTAGTCGGGCGAAACGACGTGGAACCGGTCAGCCAGGGCCGGAATCAGATTCCGGAACTGGTGCGACGAGGCCGGAAAGCCACCGAGTAACAGCAGCTTAGGGGCGCCCGGATCACCGGCTTCCCGGAAGAAGACATCAACACCACCGGCTTTGACGGTACGAAAAGTAGTCATCACGTTCCCCCGATCACGAGACTTGAGCCGAGCCCAAAGCCTGCGCGCGGGGGTTGGCCGCCCGCATCCGCCACTGGCCAGTGGGCCACGCCAGCTCAGCCACCAGCGCCCTCCAGCCCGACCTGCCTGGCGCTCGGCGGTCGAGGGCTATGCGCCTCCCGGTGCTGGAGCAGGCGGCGCACCTCGTCGACGGTGAAGATCGTGAGTGCCCAGCTCGATCCATCGGGCAGGTCGACGAACGCATCGACATTGTCCACGACCTTTATCTCGCTGGCGTCGAGGACAAATCGTGCGACGAAGGTGGGTTCGTGCACGATGACGAAGGGTGTGTCGATCGTCATCCGGCTTGCGGAATCCATCGCTTGATCATCCCGCTCGTGCTTCCCGCCGGTAACGGACGGCAGCGTTGTCTTGGCTTGGTCGTGGCCTCAGGGTTTGCGGGCCACCCCGCCGAAGGCGTCGGTCTGCTCCGGCTCCTCGTCGGGGTCGGCGTGCCAGGCCGTGATCTGAGCGAGGCCCGGCTCGACCAGGTCCAGGCCCGTGAAGATCGAGGCCAGTTCGGCCTGGCTGCGCAGGTGGTATTCGTCGCCGCCGCTTTCCACGAGGCGTTTGGCGCCCTCGACGACGCTGGGGGTTGTGTCGGTGCTGTCCCAGAAGACCAGATAGCTGCCCGACGCCGTCGCGGCGACTACCCGGTCGATGATCGAGCGCACCACCGTCAGGTCGGGCTCGTAGCCCATTACGCCCATGAACATCACGGCCACCGGCGCGGAGAAGTCGAGGGTGTTCGCGGCCGCCGCGATGATTTTCTCGGGCTCGTAATAGTCGGCCTGCAAATAGGTGACCTGCTCGTCGGAGCCGGCCTCGCCGAGCAACGCCTGGGCGTGCACCAGCACCAGCGGGTCCTTGTCGACGTAGACCGTGCGGGTCTCCGGCGCGATCTCGCGCGCGATCTCGTGGGTGTTCTGCATGACCGGCAGGCCTGTGCCGATGTCGAGGAACTGCCGGATGCCTCGCTCGGCGGCCAGGAAGCGCACCGCGCGCGTCAGGAACCGGCGCGAGTCGCGGGCCATCAGGCGGATCTCCGGGTAGACGCTTGCGACGGCGTCACCGGCCGCGCGGTCGGCGGGGTAGTTGTCGACCCCGCCCATCCAGTAGTTCCAGATGCGGGCGGCGTGCGGGATGTCGGACTGAAGCTGCGCCGTGAGGTCGGTCATCCACAGGCTCCTGTTCTAGAAGATGACGACGGACCGGAGGGCGTCGCCGCGGTGCATGGTGTCGAACGCCGCCTCGACGTCGGTCAGGGCGATCTCCTCGGTGACGAACGCGTCGAGGTCGAGGCGGCCCTGGCGGTAGAGGTCGACCAGCATGGGGAAGTCGCGGCTGGGCAGGCAGTCGCCGTACCAGCTCGACTTCAGCGCGCCGCCGCGGCCGAAGACGTCGATCAGCGGCAGGTCGGGCACCTTCATGTCGGGGGTCGGCACGCCGACCAGGACGACCGTGCCGGCCAGGTCGCGGGCGTAGAACGCCTGCTTCCAGGTCTCCGGGCGGCCGACGGCCTCGATGACGACGTCGGCGCCGTCGGCACCTTCGTACACCTGGGCGCAGATTCTTTTGATCTCCTCGACCGGGTCGGTCTTCGAGGAGTCGACGGTGTGGGTGGCACCCAGCTCCTTGGCCTTGGCCAGCTTCTTCGCGTCGATGTCGACGGCGATGATCGGGCTCGCGCCGGCCAGGGCCGCACCGGCGATCGCGGCCACGCCGACGCCGCCGCAGCCGATGACCGCGATGCTCCGGCCGCGGGTGATCCCGCCGGTGTGGATCGCGGCGCCGATGCCGGCCATCACGCCGCAGCCGAGCAGGCCGACCGCCGCGGGTCGGGCCGCCGGGTCGACCTTCGTGCACTGGCCGGCGGCCACCAGGGTCTTCTCGGCGAGCGAGCCGATGCCGAGGGCCGCCGAGAGTTCGGTGCCGTCGTCGAGCGTCATCTTCTGCTTGGCGTTGTGCGTCGCGAAGCAGTAGTGCAGGTCGCCGCGCGTGCAGGCGCGGCACTGGCCGCAGACCGCGCGCCAGTTGAGCACCACGAAGTCACCGGGCGCCAGGCCCCTGACGTCGGGGCCGACCGACTCGACGATGCCGGCGGCCTCGTGGCCGAGCAGGAACGGGAAGTCGTCGTTGATCCCACCGTCGCGATAGTGCAGGTCGGTGTGGCAGACCCCGCAGGACTGCACCTTGACCACGGCCTCGCCCGGGCCCGGGTCGGGCACGTTGATCGTGACGATCTCGACCGGGGCACCCTTCTTGCGGGCGACCACGCCCTGAACCTGCTGCATCTCGACGCTCCTTGCCTGCTGAGCCTTGAGCCGCGCGGCTGCGACGTGCCTATTGAACCCTAAAGATGACCCGGGTTCACGCGTCGTCGCGGCGCGCGGTGATCAGCCAGGCACGCGAGTCGAAGAAGACGCCGTCGGCGGTTTCGCGCGCCGCGACGGCGGCCCGCAACCGCGCGCGGGCCTCGTCGGCGGTTGCCGGATCGAGCGCCGCCAGCACGCCGGTGGGTTGCTGAAGTTCAAGGATCGCGTGGTAGGCCGCCGCGGTGTCCGGCCCGTAGTAGACCGGCTCACGGACGTCGGTGAAGCCGATCCCGGTGAACCCGGCCGCTGTCAGGATCTTCTCCGTCGCGGTGGGGTCGGCCAGCGAGAACGCGTTGGGGCCGGCCTTGGCGGGGGCGCTGAGGGCCTGCCGGACCACCGTCGACCACTCGTTGCGGTCGGCGTCCTGCCAGACCAGCAGCACCAGCCGGGCCCCGGGGCGCAGGGCGAGCGCGATGTTGCTGAACGCGGCGACCGGATCGGCGAAGAACATCGTGCCGAAGCGGCTGATGCAGACGTCGAAGGAGGCGCGCTGGAACGGGTGAACCTGGGCGTCGGCCTGTTCGAAGGCGACGTTGGGCAGCCCCGCACTGCGCGCGCGGGCCTGTTCGAGCAGTCGCGGGGAGATGTCGACGCCCACCGCACTGCCGTTGACCGCGGCCTCGGCGGCCTCCCGGGTGGTCTGACCGCCGCCACAACCGATGTCGAGCACCCGGTCGTGCGGTCCGACCGCGGCGGCGGCGCGCAGCCGAAGGTTGTGCTGGCGCAGTTCGGCGTCGTAGTCGAACAAGCTTCTTCCTCCTAGGCGGGCTGCCAGGGGCGCAGGTCGAGCGCCGGGTAGCGCTGGGCCATGCCGGCCAGGGTCTCCGGCGTCCAGTAAGCATGCCCCGGTGGCGGGAATCCGAACGCCCGCAACTGGCGCGGGGTGGCCCGCGGGACGAATTCGGCCCACGCGTCGGAGAAACTCCGCTCGGCCCAGCCGACGCGCTGACCCCAGTGGACGCTGGCCGGCCGGAAGCACAGTTGCATGCTGTAGCGCGCGCCGCCGGGAGCGGTCAGCCCGGTGCCCCGGTGGAACGTGCCGGGCTCGAACGCGATGACGGTGCCGGCCGGCCCGGCGCCGGAGACCTCGGCCGCGTAGAGGTCGGGGCTGCCGCTGTCGTTGGCGAAGCGCGAGCCGCCGTCTTGTCCGGCCCGCAGAAACCAGTTGGGCACGGCCGGCAGGTGTGCGGTGTGGCGGCGGGAGACCAGGTGCGGTGGGCCGAGCTCTTCCGGGACGTCGTGGAGGAAGACGAACATCTCGACCTGCCGGCAACCCGGTGTGCTGCTGGGCACCAGGAGCGTGTGGCCGAGGTAGTCGCGGTGCAGGTCCTGGTCGTAGTCGCAGGCCCCGGTGTATTTGGCCCAGGCCTCGGCACCGTAGATGAGGATGT
This genomic interval from Asanoa ferruginea contains the following:
- a CDS encoding class I SAM-dependent methyltransferase — its product is MFDYDAELRQHNLRLRAAAAVGPHDRVLDIGCGGGQTTREAAEAAVNGSAVGVDISPRLLEQARARSAGLPNVAFEQADAQVHPFQRASFDVCISRFGTMFFADPVAAFSNIALALRPGARLVLLVWQDADRNEWSTVVRQALSAPAKAGPNAFSLADPTATEKILTAAGFTGIGFTDVREPVYYGPDTAAAYHAILELQQPTGVLAALDPATADEARARLRAAVAARETADGVFFDSRAWLITARRDDA
- a CDS encoding alpha/beta fold hydrolase — encoded protein: MTTFRTVKAGGVDVFFREAGDPGAPKLLLLGGFPASSHQFRNLIPALADRFHVVSPDYPGFGNTEMPDPAQFDYTFDHLADVVDELLERIGFTGPMGIYMQDYGGPIGNRLIDRHRDWLSWQVIQNANLYVEGFTDVWAGVKAMWQDRNPQTEAPVEGLLGPEGIETVYVHGAKDPTLISPDNWNMDLWFLSRPHAHKVQLDLFYDYQSNLALYPQWQEALRTYQPKTLVLWGQNDIFLTPEGGEAYLRDLPDAQLVRLDSGHMAVEDRLEEIVDAVNAFYAERVAG
- a CDS encoding SAM-dependent methyltransferase, whose protein sequence is MTDLTAQLQSDIPHAARIWNYWMGGVDNYPADRAAGDAVASVYPEIRLMARDSRRFLTRAVRFLAAERGIRQFLDIGTGLPVMQNTHEIAREIAPETRTVYVDKDPLVLVHAQALLGEAGSDEQVTYLQADYYEPEKIIAAAANTLDFSAPVAVMFMGVMGYEPDLTVVRSIIDRVVAATASGSYLVFWDSTDTTPSVVEGAKRLVESGGDEYHLRSQAELASIFTGLDLVEPGLAQITAWHADPDEEPEQTDAFGGVARKP
- a CDS encoding phytanoyl-CoA dioxygenase family protein, encoding MDVDLDTWQRDGFLILPGFVPADDLALATPELDLMFPSAHGFHSGTDPRRDRFIGDEFAGIDTFPFASPRLNLLAVHDRVLALAAHLLGDDDILIYGAEAWAKYTGACDYDQDLHRDYLGHTLLVPSSTPGCRQVEMFVFLHDVPEELGPPHLVSRRHTAHLPAVPNWFLRAGQDGGSRFANDSGSPDLYAAEVSGAGPAGTVIAFEPGTFHRGTGLTAPGGARYSMQLCFRPASVHWGQRVGWAERSFSDAWAEFVPRATPRQLRAFGFPPPGHAYWTPETLAGMAQRYPALDLRPWQPA
- a CDS encoding S-(hydroxymethyl)mycothiol dehydrogenase; this encodes MQQVQGVVARKKGAPVEIVTINVPDPGPGEAVVKVQSCGVCHTDLHYRDGGINDDFPFLLGHEAAGIVESVGPDVRGLAPGDFVVLNWRAVCGQCRACTRGDLHYCFATHNAKQKMTLDDGTELSAALGIGSLAEKTLVAAGQCTKVDPAARPAAVGLLGCGVMAGIGAAIHTGGITRGRSIAVIGCGGVGVAAIAGAALAGASPIIAVDIDAKKLAKAKELGATHTVDSSKTDPVEEIKRICAQVYEGADGADVVIEAVGRPETWKQAFYARDLAGTVVLVGVPTPDMKVPDLPLIDVFGRGGALKSSWYGDCLPSRDFPMLVDLYRQGRLDLDAFVTEEIALTDVEAAFDTMHRGDALRSVVIF
- a CDS encoding serine hydrolase domain-containing protein; this encodes MGEDVRAAFEANLASGDDVGASFAVTVDGATVIDLWAGFADAARTRPWQADTIVGVYSTTKTMTALTALLVADRGELDFAAPVARYWPEFAAAGKHDVTVAHLMSHSSGLCGWREPITEDDLYDWDKATALLAAQEPFWKPGTASGYHGLTQGYLVGEVVRRITGRSLGTVFREEVAAPLGADFHIGLPASEDARVADLIPPAAPPPVGDSELQVNVAENPHLEVDVTRTRRFRGAEIPAIGGIGNARAVATIHAILANGGTVGGRRFLSEAGCRRALEPQVDGVDLVLGVPIRFGLGFALNSGFMPNPNTLYWGGYGGSLAIIDLDARTTMAYAMNKMSGTTTGDLRAFALAMAFWDSSSS